From the genome of Chania multitudinisentens RB-25, one region includes:
- a CDS encoding nuclear transport factor 2 family protein, whose amino-acid sequence MSNLSEARIEIIRRYFREVDAKSSLLLELFTDDVEFFFPKFGVARGKAALARFAERIAKDAAQLTHDIDGLIFTVGNDRIVVEGREWGVTADGKTWPDGDISQGRFANVFEFDGLLIKRTFIYVDPDFTSEDHRRVSMYRNALPIATPREIASCYFERWASLWAAPNDPQVLAMILELFAEDVDWDIPGNLETVPWIGPRYGRKAVGDFHTELTAQIAPERFEIQRLLADDETAVAFGELTSQVKATGRVIESPFAFILTIKEGKIVRYRMLEDSHAVAMAVLARKTGN is encoded by the coding sequence ATGTCTAATCTTTCTGAGGCCCGCATAGAAATCATTCGCCGCTACTTCCGCGAGGTAGATGCGAAATCCTCCTTGTTGCTTGAGCTGTTCACAGATGACGTTGAGTTCTTTTTCCCTAAGTTCGGCGTAGCCCGTGGCAAAGCTGCTCTGGCACGCTTCGCCGAACGTATTGCAAAAGATGCAGCACAGTTAACCCACGATATTGATGGACTCATTTTTACCGTAGGTAACGACCGCATCGTGGTAGAAGGTCGTGAGTGGGGAGTCACTGCGGATGGCAAAACATGGCCTGATGGCGATATTTCTCAAGGACGCTTCGCCAATGTCTTTGAGTTCGATGGGTTACTCATTAAACGAACCTTCATATATGTCGATCCCGATTTCACCAGCGAGGATCACCGGCGCGTGTCGATGTATCGCAATGCATTACCTATCGCCACCCCTCGTGAAATCGCCTCATGTTACTTCGAACGATGGGCATCGCTATGGGCAGCCCCAAACGATCCGCAGGTGTTGGCAATGATCCTCGAACTGTTCGCCGAAGATGTGGATTGGGACATTCCAGGTAACCTGGAAACTGTACCGTGGATCGGCCCACGATACGGTCGTAAAGCGGTCGGCGATTTCCACACTGAGCTTACCGCACAAATTGCTCCTGAACGGTTCGAGATACAACGGCTCCTCGCTGACGACGAAACGGCAGTGGCATTCGGCGAGCTGACATCGCAAGTCAAGGCCACTGGCAGAGTCATCGAATCACCTTTTGCCTTCATACTGACAATCAAGGAGGGGAAAATCGTCCGCTATCGCATGCTGGAGGATAGCCACGCCGTCGCTATGGCAGTATTGGCAAGGAAAACGGGGAATTAG
- a CDS encoding tautomerase family protein, which yields MPLLRIEVIKGRTEDELQVLLQIIHDTMISSFGVPERDRYQVLTEHDTNRMLLEDTGLGFKRSHKIVLIQMITRKRSTDEKQRFYSRVVQRLEEQCQISPEDVVISCVENGDADWSFGYGRAQFLNGDL from the coding sequence ATGCCATTACTGAGAATAGAAGTTATCAAGGGGCGTACTGAAGACGAGTTGCAAGTGCTCCTCCAAATAATCCACGATACCATGATTTCATCATTTGGTGTGCCGGAGAGAGATCGCTATCAGGTGCTTACGGAACATGATACTAACCGGATGCTTCTGGAGGATACTGGCCTTGGCTTCAAGCGTTCGCACAAGATCGTATTGATCCAGATGATCACACGCAAGCGGAGCACCGATGAAAAGCAGCGCTTTTACAGTCGGGTTGTTCAGAGGCTTGAAGAGCAATGTCAAATATCTCCAGAAGATGTCGTTATCTCATGCGTCGAAAATGGCGACGCTGACTGGAGTTTCGGATATGGCAGGGCGCAGTTTCTCAATGGAGATTTGTAG
- a CDS encoding FMN-dependent NADH-azoreductase: MVERVLYVSASPRGKRSVSAQIAGVFLAALARQNEIEVDHLDPWECELPEVDGNLLAAKYAGLAGSPLSSEHIVIWERIKKLAERFHRADTLLFSVPLWNFGIPYKLKQLIDVISHKGILFSFDERGLNGMLGGRRAVAIYTRGLGYGADSQTPDHSFGLEKLYLDAWFRFVGVTLVHSLVVEQTLGPSGAAIRASANDTAAWLAQSINQKVSQTMVLGRSD, from the coding sequence ATGGTCGAACGTGTCCTTTATGTTTCTGCTTCTCCAAGAGGGAAGCGCTCCGTTTCCGCCCAGATTGCCGGAGTTTTCCTCGCAGCTCTGGCGAGGCAAAACGAGATAGAAGTGGATCACCTTGATCCATGGGAATGCGAGCTTCCCGAAGTGGATGGCAACCTGCTTGCAGCCAAGTATGCGGGTCTTGCGGGCAGCCCTCTCTCATCTGAGCACATCGTCATATGGGAGCGAATCAAAAAGCTTGCTGAACGATTCCACCGTGCGGACACGTTGTTGTTCAGCGTTCCGCTTTGGAATTTCGGAATCCCCTACAAACTCAAACAGTTGATTGATGTGATCTCGCACAAGGGGATTCTGTTCTCTTTCGATGAACGCGGTTTGAACGGCATGCTGGGTGGACGTCGTGCCGTTGCCATTTACACGCGGGGCCTCGGTTATGGGGCTGATTCGCAGACACCAGATCATTCCTTTGGGCTGGAAAAGCTCTATCTTGACGCCTGGTTTCGGTTCGTCGGTGTCACTCTGGTTCACAGCCTGGTGGTTGAACAGACACTTGGCCCCTCGGGTGCCGCCATTCGTGCAAGTGCGAACGACACCGCTGCCTGGCTGGCACAAAGCATCAACCAAAAGGTCTCTCAGACCATGGTTCTTGGTCGAAGCGACTGA
- a CDS encoding LysR family transcriptional regulator, whose translation MFDTILLRSLLAVADTGGFTRAAKRLHLTQSAISAHIHRLENEAGHKLLNRTTRSVSLTPAGARLVGYARTILALHDDARASLGAGPRVSGTVSVGVSEEMVQSSVIDCLRRFTAAHPDTELALRIGLTAEMLPLLQSGALDIVLGSRCGGDERGEVLWSEPMVWARGPVPVDTDDTSTPILLAVFPDQCPYRAAAIEALARSGRKWRIVCQSPSAGGLMAAVNGGLGVTPITRSLAVAAGLQEVTTLPPLPQAEFVLAATEKPKHPAALLLMQLRKCISRREV comes from the coding sequence ATGTTCGATACTATTCTCCTACGCAGCCTCCTTGCCGTTGCAGACACAGGTGGGTTCACCCGTGCCGCCAAACGGCTACATCTCACCCAGTCGGCGATCAGCGCTCACATTCACCGGCTTGAGAACGAGGCTGGTCATAAATTGCTCAATCGTACAACGCGATCTGTCTCGCTGACGCCTGCGGGCGCGCGGTTGGTAGGCTATGCTCGCACCATTCTGGCACTGCATGATGACGCGCGGGCCAGCCTTGGCGCGGGCCCGCGCGTTTCAGGCACGGTATCCGTGGGGGTGAGCGAAGAAATGGTGCAATCGTCGGTAATCGACTGCCTGCGCAGGTTCACTGCGGCTCATCCCGATACTGAGCTTGCCCTGAGGATCGGCCTGACGGCGGAAATGCTCCCGCTATTGCAATCCGGTGCGCTCGACATCGTGCTGGGAAGCCGCTGCGGCGGTGATGAGCGTGGCGAAGTACTTTGGTCCGAGCCGATGGTTTGGGCAAGGGGGCCGGTTCCTGTTGACACAGATGATACATCCACACCCATTCTACTTGCCGTATTTCCCGACCAGTGCCCATATCGTGCTGCCGCAATCGAAGCACTTGCACGTTCGGGACGAAAGTGGCGTATCGTTTGCCAGAGCCCAAGCGCTGGCGGGCTGATGGCAGCTGTCAATGGAGGTCTTGGCGTAACGCCTATCACACGGTCGCTCGCGGTAGCGGCGGGTTTGCAAGAAGTAACAACACTCCCTCCTCTTCCCCAAGCAGAGTTCGTGCTTGCGGCTACAGAGAAACCGAAGCACCCAGCCGCTCTGTTGCTGATGCAATTGCGCAAATGCATTTCAAGGCGCGAGGTTTGA
- a CDS encoding nitrilase family protein — protein sequence MNTFLRVGTVQFQHKPGDKSYNLSVIEGFIHQAAARNVKILAFPEMCITGYWHVTKLADEEVLALAEPISNSTSLAHVLPLAQKYNMAIGVGLIEMAEDGRLYNAYVVCMPDGKMHVHRKIHAFEHPVIESGDRFTVFYTPWGVRIGVLICWDNNLTENVRATALLGADILLAPHQTGGTDSRSPFGMKPIPRLLWENRHKEPEALRQAFSGEHGRGWLMRWLPARAHDNGLFVLFSNGVGRDDDEIRTGNAMIIDPYGRIVEETDAITDELVTADIDLSLLPFSTGRRWIRGRRPELYGILTENQGYERDARNARFSEEPVIIKT from the coding sequence ATGAATACTTTCCTACGCGTTGGCACTGTGCAGTTTCAACACAAACCAGGCGATAAGAGTTACAACCTTTCTGTTATCGAGGGTTTCATACATCAGGCAGCAGCAAGAAACGTGAAGATTCTGGCCTTCCCGGAAATGTGCATTACGGGTTACTGGCACGTCACCAAGCTTGCGGATGAAGAAGTCCTGGCGTTGGCAGAACCTATAAGTAACAGCACTTCTTTGGCGCATGTGTTACCGCTGGCACAGAAATACAATATGGCGATAGGTGTGGGTTTGATAGAAATGGCTGAAGATGGCCGCTTATACAATGCTTATGTCGTTTGCATGCCTGATGGAAAAATGCATGTACACAGAAAAATTCATGCTTTCGAGCATCCAGTCATAGAAAGCGGAGACCGCTTTACCGTTTTTTATACCCCGTGGGGAGTGCGCATTGGGGTACTGATATGCTGGGACAACAATTTGACTGAAAATGTCAGAGCTACCGCCTTATTGGGGGCGGATATTCTTCTGGCTCCCCATCAAACAGGAGGAACCGATTCCCGAAGTCCATTTGGCATGAAACCGATACCGAGACTGCTCTGGGAAAATCGTCACAAAGAACCGGAAGCGTTAAGACAAGCCTTTAGTGGAGAGCATGGTAGAGGATGGCTGATGCGTTGGCTCCCGGCGCGTGCGCATGATAACGGCCTTTTTGTTCTGTTCAGTAATGGTGTTGGCCGGGATGATGATGAAATACGCACGGGTAACGCGATGATCATCGATCCGTATGGGCGTATTGTTGAAGAAACGGATGCCATCACTGATGAATTGGTGACGGCAGATATTGATTTATCGCTCCTGCCTTTCAGCACGGGACGTCGCTGGATACGTGGCCGCCGCCCAGAATTGTATGGTATTTTGACTGAGAATCAGGGATATGAACGTGATGCACGTAATGCCCGATTCTCTGAAGAACCCGTAATTATTAAAACCTGA